The following is a genomic window from Neisseria zalophi.
GTTCCTCACCGAACAACACAATCACACGGGTTGATTGGCAATTAAATACCGATGGTGCATGAAGCACAGTATGCCCTATCATTGCAGTGATTTTTTCTTGATCTACCGGCAATTTTTTATCTAATGTATAAACCGAACGACGAATAGCTTCGGCATGTTGTAGTTCTTGACAGGGCATAATGTTCTTCCTCACAATAAATTACTTTAATAATTGAAAACTTTTTATCACAAATGGTTTTCTTTATTATATTTATACATACAATAATATTTAAATATTCGCTGTAATTTTACATAAAACATACAGTCAAAATTTCAAAATATGGCAAAATATTAAAATTCAATATTCCCAAGCATAATAAATAACCAATAAAGAAAACAACAACTAAAAATTAAAGTTATAATAATTTGTTTGACTATATTTTATTTTATATTTAAAAATAGCCATTTCCTGCTTATATGGTATATAGTATATAACTTTCCTCTTTATTAATATATAGATTCCCAATCAAAAGAACTTTTCCAGAAAAGAAATCATGGATACCTTATTTAGCTTAAAAGTATTCCGTCAGGTCATACAAAGCGGTAGTTTTACCCGCGCGGCCGACCAACTCAATATTTCCACGGCGATGGCCAGTAAACACGTTAACCATCTGGAAAAAACCGTGCAGGCAAAGCTGTTGCACCGTAACAGCCGTAATTTGCACCTTACCGAAGCCGGCGAAGAATATTATCAACAAAGTGCCTACGCACTTGATATGCTGGAAGCGGCCGCCCGAAAAGCGGCCAGCGGCAACAACAAACCGCAAGGCACCCTTAAAATCACCATGCCGCAATGGTTTGCCAACAAACGCTTTAGTAACTGGTTGGAAGAATACCGCCAACGTTACCCGCAAGTTACCCTGAATTTAGACCTGAGCAACCATCATATCGATTTGATTGCAGAAGGTTTTGATTTGGCCTTGCGCGTTTCCAACACCCCCAACCCCTCGCTGATTGTCAAACCCTTAACCGATATCGAATTCATTATGGT
Proteins encoded in this region:
- a CDS encoding LysR family transcriptional regulator; this translates as MDTLFSLKVFRQVIQSGSFTRAADQLNISTAMASKHVNHLEKTVQAKLLHRNSRNLHLTEAGEEYYQQSAYALDMLEAAARKAASGNNKPQGTLKITMPQWFANKRFSNWLEEYRQRYPQVTLNLDLSNHHIDLIAEGFDLALRVSNTPNPSLIVKPLTDIEFIMVASPDYLRHHGVPQTPEEIKNHPAILPSYVDVSNVQIKDKDGNTHDFSLDPVVLSSSTLMTGSLIRSGVGIGYQPLWCVEDDLNSGKLVRLFPDYQARNIRLYAAYVDRTFLSAKVRSFIDFLEEKTTSTSKPPKAF